Proteins encoded within one genomic window of Lactococcus garvieae:
- the dnaJ gene encoding molecular chaperone DnaJ: protein MNNTEFYERLGVDKNASQDEIKKAYRKMSKKYHPDINKDPGAEDKYKEVQEAYETLSDEQKRASYDQYGAAGANGGFGGGQGGFSGFDGFQGGAGFGGFEDIFSSFFGGGGGQVNPNAPRQGDDLQYRINLTFEEAIFGAEKEIKYNREELCHTCAGSGAKPGTHAETCHKCHGRGQTQVIRDTPLGRMSTNVVCDVCHGTGKEIKSPCPTCHGTGHEKLAHTVKVKVPAGVESGQQMRLQGQGDAGTNGGPYGDLYVRFQVAASDKFERDGSEIYYQMPLNFVQVALGDEVEVPTVHGNVKLKIPAGTQTGTNFRLKGKGAPKLRGNGQGDQHVVVNIVTPDKLNDAQREALRDFAKASGQNVSEHKKGFFDKFK from the coding sequence ATGAATAACACAGAATTTTACGAACGCCTAGGTGTGGATAAAAATGCCAGCCAAGACGAGATTAAAAAAGCTTATCGAAAGATGTCTAAAAAATACCACCCAGATATTAACAAAGATCCGGGTGCAGAAGACAAATACAAAGAAGTTCAAGAAGCTTATGAAACTTTGAGTGATGAACAAAAACGTGCCAGCTATGACCAATATGGTGCAGCGGGAGCCAACGGTGGCTTTGGAGGCGGTCAGGGTGGATTCTCTGGTTTTGATGGTTTCCAAGGCGGTGCTGGCTTCGGTGGATTTGAGGATATCTTCTCAAGTTTCTTCGGAGGTGGGGGTGGACAGGTTAATCCAAATGCACCTCGCCAAGGTGATGACTTACAGTACCGTATCAATTTAACATTCGAAGAGGCAATCTTTGGTGCTGAGAAAGAAATCAAGTACAATCGTGAAGAACTTTGTCATACCTGTGCGGGCTCTGGGGCAAAACCTGGTACACACGCTGAAACATGTCACAAATGTCATGGACGTGGTCAAACACAAGTTATTCGTGATACACCTCTAGGTCGTATGTCAACAAATGTGGTCTGTGATGTTTGTCATGGCACAGGTAAAGAAATCAAATCACCTTGTCCAACATGTCACGGTACAGGTCATGAAAAGCTTGCTCACACTGTTAAGGTAAAAGTTCCAGCAGGTGTAGAGTCTGGTCAACAAATGCGTCTACAAGGTCAAGGTGACGCTGGTACCAATGGCGGCCCATATGGTGACCTCTATGTTCGCTTCCAAGTAGCTGCGAGTGATAAATTTGAACGTGATGGTAGTGAAATCTACTACCAGATGCCTTTGAATTTTGTGCAAGTCGCTCTGGGTGATGAAGTTGAAGTGCCAACAGTTCATGGGAATGTTAAGTTGAAGATTCCTGCAGGTACACAAACAGGAACAAACTTCCGCCTTAAAGGTAAAGGAGCGCCTAAACTACGTGGTAACGGTCAAGGGGATCAGCATGTCGTTGTCAATATTGTTACTCCAGATAAATTAAATGATGCACAACGCGAAGCTTTACGTGACTTTGCTAAAGCTAGTGGTCAAAATGTATCGGAGCACAAAAAAGGTTTTTTTGATAAATTTAAGTAA
- a CDS encoding coiled-coil domain-containing protein, whose amino-acid sequence MKKKLITALMLSSVVLTTGAPFAAVKADSTDSKIAQEDSKIASAKSEAAKAQSQVDSIQSQVSTLKSKQSSMTKKVNELMAQQKEQSQKIQKLSESIKDRNTALEAQARSAQTDGSATSYMSAVLDSKSLTDAIQKMTAMATVAGANKSMIQQQEADQKDIQSKLADNQKKYAEATRLQQELDAQAGELAAQEAALKVAQLNYQATVTTAEGKKESLLSQKAAAEKAAQKAAAAQKAAAKKSVVVQQEQAVKNNTTAVSSTPATSNTGNTSGNGNSSTPTPTPTPDPTPTPIPTPDPTPTPGNSDKNPYPAGQCTAFVWDYFNGNMPTYMGNAGDWVAYANSPAAAGTIAVFPPGNQGAGGVGHVAVVLSVSGTKMTVIEGNFNGGWGTTRECSTAGVSFIRP is encoded by the coding sequence ATGAAGAAAAAACTTATTACAGCATTGATGCTTTCGTCTGTTGTCCTTACTACAGGCGCACCTTTTGCTGCCGTAAAGGCTGATTCTACAGATTCAAAAATTGCACAGGAAGATTCAAAAATTGCCAGTGCTAAAAGTGAAGCTGCTAAAGCGCAGTCACAAGTGGATTCAATTCAATCACAAGTGAGCACTTTAAAATCAAAGCAATCATCAATGACTAAAAAAGTTAATGAGTTGATGGCTCAACAAAAAGAACAATCTCAAAAGATTCAAAAGTTGAGTGAAAGTATTAAAGATCGTAATACTGCACTTGAAGCCCAAGCGCGTAGTGCACAAACTGATGGTTCAGCTACAAGCTATATGTCAGCTGTATTGGATTCAAAATCTTTGACTGATGCAATTCAAAAAATGACAGCAATGGCAACAGTTGCTGGTGCAAACAAGTCTATGATTCAACAGCAAGAAGCTGACCAAAAAGATATCCAAAGTAAGTTAGCGGATAATCAAAAAAAATATGCTGAAGCGACTCGTCTTCAACAAGAGTTGGACGCGCAAGCAGGTGAATTAGCAGCGCAAGAAGCAGCACTTAAAGTTGCCCAACTTAATTACCAAGCTACAGTGACAACTGCAGAAGGTAAAAAAGAAAGCTTGTTAAGCCAAAAAGCAGCAGCTGAAAAAGCAGCTCAAAAGGCCGCTGCCGCACAAAAAGCAGCAGCTAAAAAATCTGTAGTTGTACAACAAGAGCAAGCAGTGAAAAATAATACTACTGCTGTATCTTCAACGCCAGCTACAAGTAACACAGGCAACACAAGTGGAAATGGTAATTCTTCAACACCGACTCCTACTCCAACACCAGATCCGACACCAACACCAATTCCTACACCGGATCCAACACCGACTCCAGGTAACAGTGATAAGAACCCTTATCCAGCGGGCCAATGTACTGCTTTCGTATGGGATTACTTTAATGGAAACATGCCAACATACATGGGTAATGCTGGTGACTGGGTAGCTTATGCGAACAGTCCCGCAGCAGCGGGGACAATCGCAGTGTTCCCTCCAGGTAATCAAGGTGCCGGCGGCGTAGGTCACGTTGCTGTTGTCCTTTCTGTATCAGGGACTAAAATGACCGTTATTGAAGGAAACTTCAATGGTGGCTGGGGAACAACACGTGAGTGTTCGACAGCTGGCGTAAGTTTCATCCGTCCATAA
- a CDS encoding CHAP domain-containing protein, giving the protein MKKKLVTALMLSTVILSSGAALGSVKADSTDDQIAKQDAAISAAKSSSSAAQAKVEAIQSQIDSLQSKKTSTAKEVNKLMKEQKEQSAQIANLHKDIKERNTALEAQARSAQTSGSATNYMSAILDSKSLTDAIQKMTAMATVSGANKAMLQKQHEDEKAIQSKLKDNEAKYAKATQLQQELTAQSNELASQEAALKVAQLSYQSTIASSESKKQSLLDQKAAAVAAQEAAAKQAAAVAAQQAKAEEAAQAAQKAQEEQAAAAKVEDTKTAEKESTAVSVPVPVVTTTPAAAASSSNSNTSSNTNVASNSNASSNVTTDSSSNSSSNTNTNSNTSGNSTTTPPSSAANPYPWGQCTWGVWEYFGGSIPTYAGNAGDWVVYANSGPAVGTIAVFPPGNQGAGGVGHVAVVTAVNGSKLTISETNFSGPNGGGLGIRTTREVSSAGVSFIRP; this is encoded by the coding sequence ATGAAAAAGAAATTAGTTACAGCCTTAATGTTATCGACGGTAATTTTATCATCGGGCGCAGCCCTTGGTTCAGTTAAAGCCGATAGCACAGACGATCAAATCGCAAAACAAGATGCTGCTATTAGTGCGGCTAAAAGTTCATCTTCTGCTGCACAAGCAAAAGTAGAAGCGATTCAATCACAAATAGACAGTTTACAATCTAAAAAGACTTCTACAGCAAAAGAAGTTAATAAATTGATGAAAGAGCAAAAAGAACAATCTGCACAGATTGCAAATTTGCATAAAGATATCAAAGAACGCAACACCGCCCTTGAGGCTCAAGCACGTAGTGCCCAAACAAGTGGCTCAGCTACAAATTATATGTCTGCCATTTTGGATTCAAAATCTTTAACAGATGCAATTCAAAAAATGACAGCAATGGCCACAGTTTCTGGTGCCAATAAAGCTATGCTTCAAAAACAACATGAAGATGAAAAAGCTATCCAATCTAAGTTGAAAGACAATGAAGCAAAATATGCTAAAGCGACTCAACTTCAACAAGAGTTGACAGCACAAAGCAACGAGTTGGCAAGCCAAGAAGCCGCCCTCAAAGTTGCACAATTGAGCTATCAATCAACAATTGCTAGTTCAGAAAGTAAAAAACAAAGCTTACTTGATCAAAAAGCAGCCGCAGTAGCTGCACAAGAAGCTGCAGCTAAACAAGCAGCCGCAGTAGCAGCGCAACAAGCTAAAGCAGAAGAAGCTGCACAAGCAGCTCAAAAAGCTCAGGAAGAACAAGCAGCTGCAGCTAAAGTAGAAGATACAAAAACAGCTGAAAAAGAATCTACAGCTGTAAGTGTGCCGGTGCCAGTTGTTACGACAACACCAGCAGCCGCTGCTTCTTCATCAAATAGCAACACAAGTTCTAATACAAATGTAGCTTCAAATTCAAATGCTAGCTCAAACGTAACTACAGATTCAAGTTCAAATTCAAGTTCTAATACAAACACAAACAGTAATACATCTGGTAACTCAACTACTACTCCTCCATCAAGCGCAGCTAATCCATATCCATGGGGACAATGTACTTGGGGAGTTTGGGAGTACTTCGGTGGAAGCATTCCAACATATGCTGGTAATGCTGGTGACTGGGTAGTTTATGCTAATAGTGGACCTGCCGTAGGTACAATTGCTGTATTCCCTCCAGGTAATCAAGGTGCAGGTGGCGTAGGTCACGTTGCGGTTGTAACTGCAGTTAATGGTAGCAAACTTACTATTTCTGAAACAAACTTCTCAGGCCCTAATGGTGGTGGTCTCGGAATTCGTACGACCCGCGAAGTTTCATCTGCAGGTGTAAGCTTTATCCGTCCATAA
- the mreD gene encoding rod shape-determining protein MreD — protein MSRFSFQFFSPLFLFFLLLLDGQLTHFFTALSGGSVIPVSHLLLIFMVYTVTQHRHSYVLIVGILLGIIYDSYFLGIFGIASLILPLIALFVYNIQSVVFTNRWTRLFTVIIIVAAFQVLSTLIVALVGVVKVDFISFIVRQLAPTLALNIFLALLLQWPLEKMYRL, from the coding sequence ATGAGCCGTTTTAGCTTTCAATTTTTTAGTCCTTTGTTTCTTTTTTTCCTTCTTTTGCTTGATGGACAGTTGACGCACTTCTTTACAGCTTTATCGGGAGGGAGTGTTATTCCTGTTAGCCATTTACTTTTAATCTTTATGGTTTACACAGTGACTCAGCACCGTCATAGCTATGTCCTTATCGTGGGAATTCTTTTAGGTATTATCTATGACAGCTACTTTCTGGGCATTTTTGGCATAGCAAGTTTAATTTTGCCGTTGATCGCTCTTTTTGTCTATAATATCCAATCCGTTGTCTTTACAAATCGCTGGACACGTTTGTTTACGGTGATTATTATCGTTGCAGCTTTTCAAGTTTTGAGTACCCTTATTGTGGCTTTAGTAGGCGTTGTTAAAGTTGATTTTATTAGTTTTATTGTCCGTCAACTTGCTCCTACTTTAGCTTTAAACATCTTCCTCGCACTCCTGCTCCAATGGCCTTTGGAAAAGATGTATCGCCTTTGA
- the mreC gene encoding rod shape-determining protein MreC, which produces MKKFNLSKMIIIALIIVISAFTAIFISADNFKNNKNPSAMTQIINDGTGAVDRIIGAPIRFVQDKANQVGNLLDTYKQNQALKTQVSELSDSKNNKESLEAENKELKAALKLQETLTDYKSISANVITRNPSSWADTLVIDSGSNQGIKNGQLVMANGGIVGRVSQANESSSKISLLSSEKGIEAKIPVRLGNTSDPVNGLLTSYDADQKAYVITSLVGTGNIEKGSQVFTSGLGGDSPRDLLLGTVLEVKETDQGLNRKVYVKPASSLYDIRFVFVIQGMIGGN; this is translated from the coding sequence GTGAAAAAATTTAATCTTAGTAAAATGATTATTATTGCCTTAATTATTGTTATTTCAGCATTTACAGCAATTTTTATTTCGGCAGACAACTTTAAAAATAATAAAAATCCATCTGCGATGACTCAGATTATCAATGACGGGACAGGGGCAGTAGATAGAATAATTGGAGCGCCAATCCGTTTTGTACAGGACAAAGCGAATCAAGTTGGAAATCTCTTGGATACTTATAAACAAAATCAAGCACTTAAAACACAAGTTTCAGAATTAAGTGATTCAAAAAATAATAAAGAAAGTCTAGAAGCCGAAAATAAAGAACTAAAGGCAGCTCTTAAGCTTCAAGAAACTCTAACAGATTATAAGAGTATTTCAGCAAATGTTATCACACGTAATCCATCCAGTTGGGCTGATACATTGGTTATTGACAGTGGAAGTAATCAAGGTATTAAAAATGGACAATTGGTTATGGCAAATGGTGGTATTGTTGGGCGTGTCAGTCAAGCAAACGAAAGTAGCTCAAAAATTTCTTTACTTAGCTCGGAAAAAGGTATTGAAGCAAAAATTCCTGTGCGCTTGGGCAACACAAGTGATCCAGTAAATGGGCTACTTACCAGTTACGATGCAGACCAAAAAGCTTATGTTATAACTTCCCTTGTAGGAACAGGAAATATTGAAAAAGGAAGTCAAGTGTTCACAAGTGGCCTTGGGGGAGATTCACCGCGCGATCTTTTACTGGGCACAGTACTTGAGGTAAAAGAAACAGATCAAGGTTTGAATCGTAAAGTATACGTGAAACCTGCAAGTAGTTTGTATGACATCCGATTTGTCTTTGTTATTCAAGGCATGATTGGAGGAAACTAG
- a CDS encoding NUDIX domain-containing protein, whose amino-acid sequence MTQQEIPVFGEKITGVDYMYRYGVYGIVSRENNSEICLVQAPNGAFFLPGGEIEADENHALALERELLEELGATATLGRYFGQADEYFYSSHRDKYFCNPAYIYETIDAHFDQAPLEDFNKIFWFDNQTAIEKLKRGSHKWGVEQWLNTL is encoded by the coding sequence ATGACTCAACAAGAAATTCCTGTCTTTGGCGAAAAAATTACTGGAGTAGACTACATGTACCGTTATGGAGTTTATGGTATTGTTTCACGTGAAAACAATAGTGAAATTTGCCTTGTACAAGCACCAAACGGCGCCTTTTTTCTCCCAGGCGGAGAAATCGAGGCGGATGAAAACCACGCACTCGCCTTAGAACGAGAACTCCTCGAAGAATTGGGGGCAACTGCCACTTTAGGCCGCTATTTTGGACAAGCGGATGAGTATTTCTATAGCTCTCATCGTGATAAATATTTTTGCAACCCTGCCTATATTTATGAAACGATAGATGCTCATTTTGATCAAGCTCCTCTCGAAGACTTTAACAAAATATTTTGGTTTGATAACCAAACAGCTATTGAAAAACTCAAACGTGGCTCTCATAAATGGGGCGTTGAGCAATGGCTTAACACGCTCTGA
- the rpiA gene encoding ribose-5-phosphate isomerase RpiA, with protein MDNLKKQVGIKAAEYVKSGMVVGLGTGSTAAFFVEELGRRVKEEGLEIIGVTTSNITSQQATALGIPLKSIDEVDVVDLTVDGADEIDAQLNGIKGGGAALLMEKIVATYSKDYIWIVDESKLSEKLGSFKVPVEVIPYGSEQLFRKFEAAGYAPSWRMEGQNQLITDMQHYIIDLHISEIADPEKLAEELDLTVGVVEHGLFNNMVKKVIVADQSGVKLIEK; from the coding sequence ATGGATAATTTAAAAAAACAAGTTGGAATTAAAGCGGCGGAGTACGTAAAATCAGGAATGGTTGTTGGTTTAGGAACAGGATCAACAGCAGCTTTTTTCGTTGAAGAGTTAGGACGACGTGTGAAAGAAGAGGGTTTAGAAATAATTGGCGTAACCACTTCAAATATAACGAGTCAGCAAGCAACAGCTCTTGGTATTCCACTTAAGTCCATCGATGAGGTAGATGTGGTGGACCTTACTGTAGACGGTGCAGATGAGATTGATGCCCAACTTAATGGTATCAAGGGTGGCGGCGCGGCACTACTTATGGAGAAAATTGTCGCGACATACTCGAAAGATTATATCTGGATAGTCGATGAGAGCAAACTCTCTGAAAAACTTGGAAGTTTTAAAGTTCCTGTAGAAGTTATTCCTTATGGCTCAGAACAACTTTTCCGTAAATTTGAGGCAGCTGGTTATGCACCAAGCTGGCGAATGGAAGGTCAAAATCAGCTCATTACAGATATGCAACATTACATCATTGACTTGCATATCTCTGAAATTGCCGACCCAGAAAAATTAGCTGAAGAACTTGATTTAACGGTAGGAGTTGTGGAGCATGGTCTCTTTAACAACATGGTGAAAAAAGTTATTGTTGCAGATCAGTCAGGTGTTAAGCTAATTGAAAAATAA
- a CDS encoding ABC transporter permease, with amino-acid sequence MRVKAIFKRILLQRLGDKRSLALLFLAPLVILSLLYFLLQVPSDVKYRVGLESNRADLSKVLKQNDKLDIVLSNNPSEIREVINEQNLDAFVKADGNKIEITYANKDTSKTQTISQLITQSSQKLHVQVLEKQSEKKRDGTLTNTPQSSGFRIENHYLYGDSSLSLFDNLAPVLVSFFVFFFVFLISGISLVNERTSGTLTRMLVTPVRRSEIVTGYTLAYGLLAFIQTGLIVFWTRYVLQLQVLGNFSLVLVINVLIAIIALLVGLLLSALAKTEFQFIQFVPVAIVPQFLFSGIINVDTMSEPLRWIAHLMPLYYGVDALQKVIKQGMGLADISFNLILLFIIAALLYVANVFALKTLRKT; translated from the coding sequence ATGAGAGTTAAGGCTATTTTTAAACGAATTTTACTGCAGCGCTTAGGGGATAAACGAAGTTTGGCTTTACTTTTTCTCGCGCCTTTAGTGATTTTAAGTTTATTATATTTTCTGCTTCAAGTTCCTTCAGATGTGAAGTATCGTGTGGGACTAGAAAGCAATAGAGCCGATTTGTCAAAAGTGCTCAAGCAAAATGATAAGTTGGACATTGTTTTATCAAATAATCCTTCGGAGATCAGAGAAGTGATAAATGAGCAGAATTTAGATGCTTTTGTCAAGGCTGATGGAAACAAGATAGAAATAACCTACGCCAATAAGGATACCTCAAAAACTCAGACTATTTCCCAACTTATTACCCAGTCTAGTCAGAAGCTGCATGTTCAAGTGCTGGAAAAACAATCTGAAAAAAAACGAGACGGTACTTTGACAAATACACCTCAATCTTCTGGTTTTAGGATTGAGAACCATTATCTTTATGGTGATTCTTCTCTTAGTTTGTTTGATAATCTTGCTCCTGTTTTAGTAAGTTTCTTTGTTTTCTTTTTTGTCTTTTTGATTTCAGGAATCTCCTTAGTCAATGAGCGAACCAGTGGGACTTTGACCCGAATGTTGGTTACTCCAGTTAGACGTAGTGAAATTGTAACGGGATATACGCTAGCATATGGATTGCTGGCATTTATCCAGACTGGTTTAATCGTATTTTGGACACGCTATGTTTTGCAGCTACAAGTCCTAGGAAACTTTTCTTTGGTATTGGTAATTAATGTATTGATTGCTATTATAGCCTTGTTAGTGGGACTTTTGTTGTCTGCTTTAGCGAAAACCGAGTTTCAGTTTATTCAGTTTGTTCCTGTTGCCATAGTGCCTCAATTCCTCTTTTCGGGGATTATTAATGTCGATACAATGTCTGAGCCCTTGCGCTGGATTGCGCATCTTATGCCCTTATATTATGGAGTTGACGCCCTTCAAAAAGTGATTAAACAAGGAATGGGGCTAGCAGACATAAGTTTTAATCTGATTCTCTTATTTATCATTGCTGCATTATTGTATGTAGCCAACGTTTTTGCTTTAAAAACATTGAGAAAAACTTAG
- a CDS encoding ABC transporter ATP-binding protein codes for MEKVVSIKNLSVGFDGREVLENLSLELFSGQIIGLIGPSGSGKSTFINALLGMIKTDAGEIKILNTRIPNREIMNEIGFMAQSDALFSELTGQQNMEFFGALQGKIGKEKMRQAAATVGLTTELSKTVAKYSGGMKRRLSLAIALQTDAPILLLDEPTVGIDPELRQTIWSELKRQAERGKAILMTTHVMDEAERCDQVILLRAGKFVAQGSPAELKNEFHVSSIEEAFIQARQAGDSYES; via the coding sequence ATGGAAAAAGTTGTTTCTATAAAAAATCTAAGTGTTGGATTTGATGGGCGTGAGGTTCTGGAAAATCTTTCATTGGAATTGTTCTCAGGACAAATCATTGGGCTTATTGGCCCATCTGGTTCAGGAAAATCAACTTTTATTAATGCTCTGTTAGGCATGATTAAGACAGATGCAGGTGAGATAAAAATATTGAATACTCGAATACCAAATCGAGAAATTATGAATGAGATTGGCTTTATGGCACAGTCTGATGCACTCTTTTCTGAACTTACAGGCCAGCAAAATATGGAATTTTTTGGAGCGCTTCAAGGAAAAATTGGAAAGGAAAAAATGAGGCAAGCGGCTGCCACAGTTGGCTTGACGACGGAACTTTCTAAAACAGTAGCAAAATACTCAGGAGGGATGAAGCGTCGTTTATCCTTAGCAATAGCTTTACAGACAGATGCCCCCATATTGCTCTTAGATGAGCCAACTGTTGGTATTGATCCTGAACTACGCCAAACCATCTGGAGTGAATTAAAGCGACAAGCAGAAAGAGGAAAAGCTATTCTGATGACCACTCATGTAATGGACGAGGCCGAACGGTGTGATCAAGTTATTTTGTTGAGAGCAGGTAAATTTGTAGCACAAGGCAGTCCAGCAGAATTAAAAAACGAATTTCATGTGTCGAGTATCGAAGAGGCTTTTATTCAAGCAAGACAGGCAGGTGATTCTTATGAGAGTTAA
- a CDS encoding pseudouridine synthase, with product MRLDKYLAEAGMGSRKEVKSVLKTGKVTVNGKVIKDGKMHVDESKDQVNYGEQLLSYQEFYYYLLNKPAGVVSATKDNIDKTVVQLLKAQDFRADIFPVGRLDKDTEGLLLLTNDGALSHNLLSPKKHVEKEYFAQIRGQVTEETIQQFAVGLTLKSGEAVKPGELFIEKSDAESSEIRLIIHEGKFHQVKRMFEAVDMKVTYLKRIRMGSLQLDKTLNLGEYRPLKSEEIKKLKE from the coding sequence ATGAGATTGGATAAATATTTGGCGGAAGCCGGAATGGGTTCACGCAAAGAAGTAAAGTCGGTGCTTAAGACCGGAAAAGTGACTGTGAATGGCAAGGTCATCAAAGATGGCAAGATGCATGTTGATGAGAGTAAAGATCAGGTAAACTATGGGGAGCAGCTCTTAAGCTATCAAGAGTTTTATTACTATTTACTGAATAAACCCGCAGGTGTTGTTTCAGCGACAAAAGACAATATAGATAAGACGGTTGTTCAATTGTTGAAAGCGCAGGATTTTCGAGCGGATATTTTTCCGGTCGGGCGTCTTGATAAAGATACTGAAGGGCTTCTTTTGCTCACAAATGACGGAGCGTTGAGTCATAATCTCTTAAGTCCCAAAAAACATGTAGAAAAAGAATACTTTGCCCAAATACGAGGACAAGTTACGGAAGAAACGATTCAACAATTTGCAGTGGGTCTGACTTTGAAGTCCGGTGAAGCAGTAAAACCTGGCGAACTTTTTATTGAAAAGTCGGACGCGGAAAGTAGTGAGATTCGCCTAATTATCCATGAAGGGAAGTTTCATCAGGTTAAACGAATGTTTGAAGCGGTCGATATGAAAGTAACTTACTTGAAGCGTATTCGAATGGGAAGTCTACAACTTGATAAGACATTGAATCTAGGAGAATATCGTCCTCTAAAGAGTGAAGAAATCAAAAAGCTAAAGGAGTAG
- the mnmE gene encoding tRNA uridine-5-carboxymethylaminomethyl(34) synthesis GTPase MnmE encodes MITKEFDTIAAISTPLGEGAIAIVRLSGSDAVAIAKKVFKGKDLDTVASHTINYGHIFEQERLVDEVMLSVMRAPKTFTREDLVEINTHGGIAVTQEILQLLLRSGARLAEPGEFTKRAFLNGRIDLAQAESVMDLIRAKTDQAANIAIKQLDGSLSNLINNIRQEILESLAQVEVNIDYPEYDDVETMTSQMLLEKTAHFEQLLETLLATAKRGKILREGLRTAIIGRPNVGKSSLLNQLLREEKAIVTDIAGTTRDVITEFANIGGVPLELIDTAGIRETEDVVEKIGVERSQKALEEADLVLLVLDASSPLTAKDVELLEVSSSSNRIVLLNKTDLPEKIELEKLPEDYIRISALKNENLDAVEKQIRTLFFSGEIEAKDATTLSNARHIGLVEEALGALKEANNGLAMGLPVDLIQVDVTRCWQLLGEITGEAAPDELITQLFSQFCLGK; translated from the coding sequence ATGATAACAAAAGAATTTGACACAATAGCAGCAATCTCCACACCTTTAGGTGAAGGAGCCATTGCAATCGTCCGCTTATCGGGGAGTGATGCTGTTGCTATCGCTAAGAAGGTTTTTAAAGGAAAAGACTTGGACACGGTGGCTTCACACACCATAAACTATGGACATATCTTTGAGCAGGAACGTCTCGTCGATGAAGTGATGCTCTCTGTTATGCGCGCACCCAAAACTTTCACGCGCGAAGATCTTGTTGAAATTAACACCCACGGGGGAATCGCTGTAACTCAGGAAATTTTACAACTCTTACTCCGCTCAGGCGCTCGCTTAGCTGAGCCAGGGGAATTTACAAAACGTGCTTTCTTGAATGGCCGCATCGATTTAGCTCAAGCAGAATCAGTAATGGATTTGATTCGAGCTAAAACAGATCAAGCTGCTAATATTGCTATTAAACAACTTGATGGTAGTCTCTCAAATCTTATTAACAACATACGACAAGAAATCTTGGAATCATTGGCTCAAGTAGAAGTTAATATTGACTACCCTGAATATGATGACGTGGAAACCATGACCAGCCAAATGCTTTTGGAAAAAACGGCGCACTTTGAACAGCTCTTAGAAACTTTACTGGCAACCGCTAAGCGGGGAAAAATTCTCCGTGAGGGTTTAAGAACTGCAATTATCGGCCGTCCTAATGTCGGAAAATCCAGCCTGCTCAACCAACTCTTACGTGAAGAAAAGGCTATCGTCACTGACATTGCTGGAACGACACGTGATGTGATTACAGAGTTTGCCAACATTGGTGGCGTTCCTCTAGAATTAATTGATACTGCAGGTATTCGCGAAACTGAAGATGTAGTGGAAAAGATAGGTGTAGAGCGGAGTCAAAAAGCCTTGGAAGAAGCTGACTTAGTTCTTCTTGTTCTGGATGCTTCCTCACCCTTGACAGCTAAAGATGTGGAACTTTTAGAAGTTTCATCATCCAGCAACCGTATAGTTCTGCTCAATAAAACAGACTTGCCAGAAAAAATTGAGCTCGAAAAGCTTCCTGAGGATTATATCCGTATCTCTGCGCTAAAAAATGAAAACTTAGACGCAGTTGAAAAGCAAATACGTACGCTCTTCTTTTCTGGAGAAATCGAAGCAAAAGATGCGACCACTTTATCTAATGCGCGCCATATCGGACTTGTTGAAGAAGCCTTAGGAGCTCTGAAAGAAGCAAACAATGGTTTAGCTATGGGACTTCCTGTGGACTTAATCCAAGTAGACGTTACACGGTGTTGGCAACTCTTAGGAGAAATAACTGGGGAAGCTGCACCAGATGAGTTGATTACTCAGCTTTTCAGCCAATTCTGTTTAGGAAAATAA